Below is a window of Halolamina sp. CBA1230 DNA.
GGTCGGCGTTGAAGTAGTCGATGGCGGGCTTGGAGGTGACGGCGTTGAACAGCGCCTCGCCCACCAGCGGCGCGCGAACCAGTTCGCGCACCCACGTCCCGCCGCCGGGGCCGGTCGTCGTGGTCGGACAGACGAGCACGAACCGCGAGACGGGGACGGTCCGCGCCGCCGCCGCGGCGTAGGACGCCGAGAGCGAGGAGGCGATCACCGCGGGGCCGTCGGCGTCGGGATCGCCCTCATCACCGCCGAACTCGCCGAGGAACGCCTCGACGAACGCCTCGTACAGCGTCGCGGAGTAGCGGACCGGCGGCCGGTCCGAGCGGCCGTAGCCGGGGAAGTCCGGGGCGATCACGTGGTACTCCTCGGCGAGTTCGTCGAACACCCCGCGCCACTCGCCCGAGGAGCCGGCGGCGTTGAGGCCGTGCAGCAGCACGAGATCCGGGTCGTCCGGGTCGCCGGCCTCGGTGTAGGCGACGTTCATCCCGCGCCAGCGGTAGGTGCGCTGCATCCCGTCGAGCGCGGGCGGGAGGTCGCCGGCGTCGCGGCGGAGGAGGGCGTTACTGGCCGCGGCGGCGCCGATACCGAGGCTCACGTAGCTGAGGGCACGTCGGAGCTTCATTCGGTTCCAGCTACGGGTTCCGCGTGTTTAACTCCACAGTTCTCTGCCATGGATCGCCGGCCGCACCGAGGATTTTTTGCTGCGTCGAAACCTATCGTTCGGTATGCTGAGCGACGCGATGGAGGACTACTTGAAAGCCATCTACGTTCTCCAGCGCGAGGAGGGCGCGCCCGTCTCGACCTCCGCGGTCGCGGAGTACCTCGACAAGACCGCGCCAACGGTGACGAGCATGATGGAGAAACTGGCCGACCGCGGGCTGATCGAGCGCGAGAAGTACCGCGGCGTCGAACTCACCGACGAGGGCCGGACGGTCGCGCTCGAGGTGATCCGCCACCACCGCCTGCTCGAAGCGTACCTCGCCGAACACCTCGACTTCGACTGGTCGGAGGTCCACGACGAGGCCGACACGCTCGAACACCACATCAGCGAGGACCTGGAGCGCCGGATGGCCGACGCGCTGGACGACCCCGCGGTCGACCCCCACGGCGACCCGATCCCGACGGAGACGCTCGACCCCGTCGACGAGGAGGCCGGCGAGCGACTCACCAGCTTCGAGGAGGGCGACCGCGTCGCCGTCTCCCGGGTCCCCCACCGCGACCGCGAGGAGCTCGACTACCTCGCCGAGGCCGGCCTCACGCCGGGGACGGCGATCGAGATCGTCGACGTGGCGCCGTTCGGGATGGTGACGGTCCGCCTCGACGACGGCACCGAACAGAGCCTCCCGCAGGAGGTCGCCGACGCGATTCGCGTGCGGACCGTGAAGGGCGAGGTCGCCTGAGCATGCCCGGCGCGATCGCGCTCCCGCTGCAGTCGGGACTGGACGGTGTCGTCGCCCGCTACGCCGACCACGGCCCGCTGGCGGC
It encodes the following:
- a CDS encoding alpha/beta fold hydrolase; the encoded protein is MKLRRALSYVSLGIGAAAASNALLRRDAGDLPPALDGMQRTYRWRGMNVAYTEAGDPDDPDLVLLHGLNAAGSSGEWRGVFDELAEEYHVIAPDFPGYGRSDRPPVRYSATLYEAFVEAFLGEFGGDEGDPDADGPAVIASSLSASYAAAAARTVPVSRFVLVCPTTTTGPGGGTWVRELVRAPLVGEALFNAVTSKPAIDYFNADHGYADPDGPEEEWAEYEWRTAHQENARFAPAGFLAGDLDSELDLGGVLAELDVPTTIVWGRETEMTPVSQGEELARAAGAELLVFDRAKLLPHVERADAFLDYVLSGELPDDHSVVREYDPSEGESESVDVEVESDADEESGEGDESANEE
- a CDS encoding metal-dependent transcriptional regulator, which encodes MLSDAMEDYLKAIYVLQREEGAPVSTSAVAEYLDKTAPTVTSMMEKLADRGLIEREKYRGVELTDEGRTVALEVIRHHRLLEAYLAEHLDFDWSEVHDEADTLEHHISEDLERRMADALDDPAVDPHGDPIPTETLDPVDEEAGERLTSFEEGDRVAVSRVPHRDREELDYLAEAGLTPGTAIEIVDVAPFGMVTVRLDDGTEQSLPQEVADAIRVRTVKGEVA